GTAGTATAAAGAACCAAAggaattatttttgttgtcttgaaaaaaataacagttttaaaaGGATGTTCACTAAATATTGTGAAATCATCATTCTACCCAGGGAGCTATGTTTGCAACTAGACTGTTGCTTCAACTTGCAGATGAAATTGAGAGATttatagttgatttttttaagagTTCAGCTTGTTAAACTTCACTGTCCATTTTACCTTCATTACTGGTATCATACCACATCCTTATAAATTCATCAATAACATTTCTGTATAAATACCTGTCATGTTGAGATGCATTGATTCAGCAGATAACCACAAACACAAACTTTGTAAAGTAGATTGTTATATTTCCAGAATGTATATTGTTAGCCATTTTTTATGGGCATAGTCTTGATCACCATGATGTAATCAGAGAGATGTAATCAgcattgagaaaaaagaaaacatgagatgTGATGAAGGAGAAGTGGCTGCGTAATTGGCTGGGtatatttaatacattaaaaaataggaTGCTGTGGACACGTCTTACTCTGTCAGTCCTGTTTCAGAGATCTGAAAATTGTCAATGCTTTGTCCATTGATACGGATGTCCAGATCAGTCCTGTTTGGGCTCTTAGAGACCAGAGGAGTTGGAAGTTCAGGAACAATCTTGTCAAAATTCTCCATCTTGATTTGATATTCACCTTTGGAACTTCGGGTCAACAGAGATGCAAAACAGTGATGTAACATGATCTCGGAGGGTAGGTAGGATGTCCTCCTTTGGCATATTTCTCCAGTGCCTTCCTGCATTGCTGAAAGGAACACAACTAATTCAAAGTGGGGAGGATTTTCACGCTGGAGCAGAGTAGCCAGAGGACTCGATGGTGTAATGGAGTGATAGTAGGTTAGTGGAAAGATAAAGAATGGACATTCCTCAGAACTGATGCCATCAAGGTGGAAATCCACACTGGTCTGGTAGAGTTTGCCgttttctctttcctgatagAGTACAGCTGAGACCCGAACACTGGTTAGAGGGCTAGGTCGAGTGTTGGCCACTTGGAAAATCAGAGTAGGTTTGCCATCTGTGTGAGCTACTACTGCTAAATCAGTAAAACGAATTGAGAAAGCGCGATTTTTTGGCCGGGCAATCTTCGCCACAAAGGCACCTAAATTAGaaatcattgaattttttttttagaatgaaCACTTTAAAGATTAATACCTTTTCTAAATGAGAAGGATATATCAAATAGTTATATATTTCTTGGTGCTCTGCCTTCCAAATAAGTCAGGAATTGAACTCATTGTTAATTTGGGTAGTCTCATTTGCCTGAGAATTTACAtctattcttatttaaaaactatgatttcaaaatggataagcaaaattcattttgttacatagaaatgtaaaactttatcctttagttttttataaagttaaagaaTGGTCATTTCCTATATTCCTgccctacttaaaaaaaaaggtaacagaaaataaatgcaatttacTCGCAACCAGATTACTTCAAGTTGAAGTAGAGATTAGATTCGGAGTAGAATGATTTGGTGCGGGGAGGGGATCATTAGAATGCGTGTTACATTGAAGAATTGTTTTAACTTTGAAACTTGTGCAGACTTTTTGTACAAGTTTAGGCTCTGGCTCTAAGGTGATTTCAGTGCACCTTTCAAGCGCATCCTCCTTGTGCCCTCGAGCTACATGGATCAGGGTTTTGTTTcggctttttttcctccttcttttccccaaagccccccagtacatagttgtgtattctagttgcaggtacttctggctctgctatgtgggacactgcctcagcattacttgatgagcagtgctaggtccatgccaggaactgaaccggcaaaaccctgggctgctgaagtggagcctgcaaactcAGTCActgggccatgggctggcccctggaacagggtttttttttaaaccgcTTTTGTGCCACAGACCTTGTTGGCAGACTGGTGAGATCTATGGCTCTCTTATCAGAATTATactttaaatgcataaaaataaaatatatacaaaagaaatcaaatatattgaaatccaattaaacttttaaaaaattgtaatatagtactatatgtgctttttttttcctcctgaggaagactggccctgagctaacatccgtgcccatcttcctctactttctatgtgggatgcctgccacagcatggcttgccaagtggtgccatgtccgcacccaggatctgaaccagccaaccccaggccactgaagtggaacatgtgcacttaaccgctgcaccactgggccggccccctatgtgtgctttattaatatattaaataacaaaatatagtGGTGGGGTTAGTAATTTCGAAGTACCTTAGTGTGATATAAGCATATCTGTAATTTCTGTTTGTATCAAAGTTACAGGTATTGCTGATGCTATTGTTTTTTGTTGCCTACATTTATAATCAAAGGAAGTGTCAAATTTTagttagaggttagtgaaaaAAGTTGCAAGTTTTTCCTGTCTAAGTCCACAGATCCCCTAAATGTTATTTAATGACTACTCCAGCTTAAGGACTCTTGTTGTaaaggttaagtgattttttttttttacaggttaTAGAGCCAGTTAGTAGCACCCTGGGACTTCATTCCAGATCATCCTTCTTATGGCCTGTTGCTTACCTTCTCACATTATTATTGGGTAGTGTGTTAAaaccaggttttctttttgtttttgtttttttattttttaattgtatatgtTACTTATAAAATTACGGTAGCCCTTCTTTATTAGAGGAAAGAGTCTTATGTATTATCAGGTTTATAAGCAGAATTTCAGAATCTTTGGCCATATTGCCAGTGCATTTTGCTAAGGATGTGTATATTTGTTCTCTAACATGTAATGCTGACTATGGTACTCAGGGCTCAATAGTATTGAGTCAGTGTTGAAAAGATgaactcaaaggagaaaattctagcccagtaaagaaaaaaaatcaaattcctcTGTTAGGTAAAATGACTGTCAAAATATGCGTTGAACTTATCcacttatttaacaaaatatttagcttctctgaaaaattccttttagaccttttgttaatatttttttggcATAAGATGTTGCTACAAGTTAGTGTCATAGTGATCCCTTTTTTCTTAAGAAGTTCCAATAGGTAAAATCTAAGTATAGGATCAAGTTTCTTATAATTTCTCCTGTAATTTTCTTATCATTTGGCCCTAGACTCTTTCTTTTCGATCTCAGGCGTTACCTGCTAATAATgcaaaaaaattatcctttaacaCAGTAGCTTATAACTGACTGTATCCTTTCcaaaacatttgtaatttttttaagaacaaaaacagTTACCTGTGATGAAAGCCTCTAGCATGAGGCCTAGGAGCATTTGTATGGCAAGTAGGGCGATTGCACTTGGACAGTCACCACTGGGGAACATGGTACCATAACCGATTGTCAGTTGTGTCTCCAGGGAGAAGGAGAATGCAGCTGTGAAACTGGTGATATACTTAACACAGATAGTGTGGTTTTCAGGCGGGGCATCATGATCTAGTTCCAGATCACCATTCATCTCAGCTAGCACATACCAGAGCACTGCAAAGACAAGCCAGTGGATaacaaaagaagcagaaaagaccAACATCATCCAGCGCCAGCGCATGTCCATTAGGATTCCCCAGGCATCTCGGAGATAGGCAAGACCTCTTTGAGCGCCGTCCATTTGGAGTGTGCTGTGGCCATCCTTGGTGACCATCCTCCGGTATCTCTTAGTTAGGAGAGGAGCAATGACTTTGCAATTACTGCCATCCATCTCAGGCTGTAAATCTCTGAAAGCAAGAGTAAATTAGTGAGCCCTTAACTGTTTTATAGTTAATATTAAATTCTGAGATCTCCGTCACCTTGTAACATCTTTGGAATGCTTCACTGACTACTGGGCAGGCTTTCCCAGTCTGACACCTGTCTCTCATTTCTCGTTACGTAAGGGGGCATTTACTAAGTCATTCATTGATAGCTAATGATGGGTTACCTTAGGATATCTCTTACTGTTTCCATGAAtgactgttaaaatattttctggcaTTTTAACATTTCCAAGTGTATATTAAAATCCGTGAGGGTTGGGATTATGGTTCATGTCTTTTTGACCCCATGTATCTTTCTTTTATACAAGTCCAGGCATCAGGTATTTATTAATTTGACTAAACATGATGTCTAAATAACTTTTCATAACTAATTAATAGTTTGTAACATTAAAAGGAATGTTAAATATATGTGTTCCTCtgtgtaaataaatagaaatcattTCGAAATGTAATGTTAAACTGTCTGCAAATGTTTGAAGTCAATCTTAGTGCTGGGACAAGACTAAGCttttagagagattttttttttttttttgctgaggaaaatttgcccttagctgacatctgtgccagtcttcctctgttttgtatacagattatcaccacagcatggctgccaacgagtggtgtagctctgctcctgggaaccaaacctgggctgcctaagcaaaGCACACCGAACTTAAGTACTAGGCCATGGTGCTGGACCCTAGAGATCCATAGTTCTAATGTATGCTTTATAATTAGCCTATTGAAAGTTTTGTGATtagattttatttgttgttgttgctttgtgACCATATTCATggagtctttccttccctggctgaTGGCTTGCTGCCCTTTTGAATATTCTAGATGGCTTGCTGCCCTTTTGAATATTCTAGATTCTGATTAGATTGTGAAgtggagagaaaattattttcttggcaaaataaaaaattccaggTAGAGATTCCTAGATAATActagttttgaaaataaatcagaagaaaaagtttCAAGTTTAATGAACTAAAATAATCATTAAGACATtaaatggcaatttttaaaagataatataattaGCTTTTCACTATAAACCATTTTCATCAGTGGTTAGACTTTTCTCTGTGTGATGAGTGGAGTCTAATGTGTGCTTTCCATGTGACCATCCTTGCATATGACAAGTGTGTAGAGGCCACCaggaacagaatggaaaatgCAGCTTCACTTCCCTGAGTGCACCTCTCTTGTTTGCCACAAGCCAGTCCTAGGAGTTTATATTtgactcttttccttctttcttccttcagaagTAGATGCGCTTGGCACTGTTGCATATCCCCTTCCTACCTTTTGAATGACAGTGACGCTTAAGAAGGGGACGGGAGGCCTGTGGAGCTAGGTTGTTGCTTGGGTTTGCCGGGTCCTTCCTGTGTCTAGggacactggggctttggagactGCCTTCCTGTGTTTTGGAACTGGACATTGACCAGCTGGGTATATACTTT
This DNA window, taken from Equus przewalskii isolate Varuska chromosome 5, EquPr2, whole genome shotgun sequence, encodes the following:
- the KCNJ13 gene encoding inward rectifier potassium channel 13 produces the protein MDGSNCKVIAPLLTKRYRRMVTKDGHSTLQMDGAQRGLAYLRDAWGILMDMRWRWMMLVFSASFVIHWLVFAVLWYVLAEMNGDLELDHDAPPENHTICVKYITSFTAAFSFSLETQLTIGYGTMFPSGDCPSAIALLAIQMLLGLMLEAFITGAFVAKIARPKNRAFSIRFTDLAVVAHTDGKPTLIFQVANTRPSPLTSVRVSAVLYQERENGKLYQTSVDFHLDGISSEECPFFIFPLTYYHSITPSSPLATLLQRENPPHFELVVFLSAMQEGTGEICQRRTSYLPSEIMLHHCFASLLTRSSKGEYQIKMENFDKIVPELPTPLVSKSPNRTDLDIRINGQSIDNFQISETGLTE